The following are from one region of the Dreissena polymorpha isolate Duluth1 chromosome 2, UMN_Dpol_1.0, whole genome shotgun sequence genome:
- the LOC127865589 gene encoding carboxypeptidase A1-like: protein MDVLCILATSLLLLAQEVTSERRDFTGHRLVSVSARSRAQVELLQSLESETGYDELDFWSDPSLFRPTDILVSPSDFGKLRTFLNEHNMVYQIKNENIQAAIDAEYVEVSKQSKLSSCPFTSTYCTYDQIQSFLLALQSAYPTKVKVTNIGTTYEGRNIYAVKVSENLSQPKAKSVWVEAGTHAREWIAIASALNLIDKLLTASRTESSTMLRAYDWNIVPVHNPDGYAYSHSNSRLHRKNRQVESRPCYFSNYGIDLNRNWDADFGKAGTTTQCQGDTYPGMSAFAARETTALRNAVLGDMPNVEAFFSVHCYSELMLLPHGFNNTKPADYAHLFSVAEHMMRWLETVRGTYYLSGTPPEILYSASGGAYDYFKLQGVKYAYTYELSPSSSTGNGFVLSATHIPAVSEELFMSLWAFVDIVTK, encoded by the exons ATGGACGTGTTGTGTATTCTAGCAACTAGTCTTTTGCTGCTGGCGCAGGAAGTGACGTCTGAACGCAGGGACTTTACCGG TCACCGCCTTGTGTCGGTGTCCGCGAGGTCACGTGCCCAGGTCGAGCTGCTTCAGTCGCTAGAGAGCGAGACCGGATATGACGAG CTGGATTTTTGGAGCGATCCGTCGCTGTTCCGTCCCACCGATATCCTTGTCTCTCCGTCTGACTTCGGAAAGCTTCGTACATTCCTCAACGAGCACAACATGGTGTACCAGATAAAAAATGAGAACATCCAAGC GGCAATAGATGCGGAATATGTTGAGGTCAGCAAGCAGTCGAAACTGTCATCGTGTCCCTTCACCAGTACATACTGCACGTATGACCAG ATTCAGTCGTTCCTGCTCGCCCTACAGTCTGCCTACCCgaccaaggtcaaggttacaaacATCGGAACCACGTACGAGGGAAGAAACATATACGCCGTCAAG GTCTCAGAGAACTTGAGTCAGCCGAAGGCCAAGTCAGTCTGGGTTGAGGCTGGCACGCATGCGCGGGAGTGGATTGCCATCGCTTCCGCTCTTAATCTGATCGACAAG CTTCTGACGGCGAGTCGCACAGAGAGCTCGACCATGCTGCGGGCGTATGACTGGAACATCGTGCCTGTCCACAACCCGGACGGATATGCCTATTCA CACTCTAACAGCCGACTACACCGGAAGAACCGACAGGTTGAGAGTCGACCCTGCTACTTCTCCAACTACGGCATCGATCTTAACCGCAACTGGGACGCAGACTTTGGAA AGGCGGGTACTACCACGCAATGCCAGGGCGACACGTACCCGGGCATGTCGGCGTTCGCTGCCAGGGAGACGACGGCGCTACGTAACGCCGTGCTCGGCGACATGCCCAACGTGGAGGCGTTCTTCTCAGTGCACTGTTATAGCGAGCTCATGCTGCTTCCACACGGTTTCAACAACACCAAACCCGCAGACTACGCACACCTG TTCTCTGTGGCTGAGCACATGATGCGCTGGCTGGAGACTGTCCGAGGCACCTACTACCTGTCCGGTACTCCACCAGAGATCCTCT ACTCAGCATCCGGAGGCGCCTACGACTACTTCAAGCTGCAGGGGGTGAAGTACGCGTACACGTACGAGCTCAGCCCCTCCTCCTCCACCGGAAACGGCTTCGTGCTCAGCGCCACGCACATCCCCGCCGTCAGCGAAGAGCTCTTCATGTCCCTCTGGGCCTTTGTCGACATCGTCACCAAGTAG